The window CACCCTGGTGTTCGACCGCCAGAACGGCGAGTTCCTCGGTACCGTCGGCTCGCCAGGTGGCTCGCAGATCATCGAGTATGTGGCCAAGACCCTGGTCGGCCTGCTGGACTGGAACCTCGATCCGCAAGCGGCGATCAACCTGCCCAACTTCGGCAGCCGCAACGGCCCGACCGAACTGGAACCCGGTTTGTTCTCGGCAGCGCTGGTCGAAACCCTGAAGAAGCAGGGGCATGCGCTCAACGAGCTGGAAATGACCAGCGGAACCCAGGCGATCATGCGGGTACGCGACGCTCAAGGGCGTAGCTCCTGGGCCGGTGGCGCCGATCCGCGGCGCGAAGGGGAAGCCCTGGGCGACTGACCCGGAGCATCGGTGGCGGGCTCGCTCGCCACCGCTCACCATCACCGCCCAATTGGCACACAGTCATTCACAATTTCTTAAGATCTTTCTCCGTATAGTGCCGGGTTATCTGCTTGCCCCAGGGCTGAGCTTCATTGCGCCGGTATTTCCATGCGAACAACACGTCCCGTCCTCCTGCTGTTGCTGCTTGGCTGTCTCGTTTTCTTCTTTGCCCTCGGTAACCACGAGCTGCAAGGCTCCACCGAATCCCGGGTTGCCGGGATCGCCATGGAAATGCACCTGAACAACGACTGGATCACTCCACGCCTGCTGGGTGACCCGTTCCTGGAAAAACCCCCGCTGAGCCTCTGGCTCGACGCCACGGCGATCAAGCTGCTGGGCGGCACGCCGCTGGCGGTGCGGCTGGCCTCGGCGTTCGCCGGCCTGCTCACGGTGCTCGCACTCTACGGTTTCATGCGCAAGATCGGTCGGCCAACCCTGCTCGCCTGGGCCGCTGCCGCGATGCTGATGACCATGGCCAGCTACCTGGGCAACGCCCGCCAGGTCGGTGAAGATGCGATTCTCAGCCTCGGCGTGTCGCTGGCACTGTTCGCCTTCTTCCACGCCCATGAACAGCGCAAGCGCCAGGCCGGCACCCTCGGGGGCTGGCTGGTGTTCATGGTCGGCATCGCCATCGCGCCCCTGACCAAGGGCGTGCTGGGCCTGGCCCTGCCCGGCGTGGTGATTTTCTTCTACCTGGTCGGTGAAAGCCTGGCCGACAGGCGCTTCACCCTCGGCAGCTGGCTGCGCCCGGCACTGTTCACCCTGGCCGGGCTGATCCCGCTGCTGATCTGGCTGAAGCTGCTGTACGGGCAAGGCGGCTCGGATGCGGTCAGGGAAGTCCTGTGGGCCAACAGTGTCGGCCGCTTCAGTGGCTCCTTCACCGCCGCCGGCCACTACGAGCCCTTCTACTATTACTTCACCAAGTTGCCGGAGGCGTTCCTGCCGTGGAACCTGCTGGTCTACCTGGGCCTCTGGCACCTGCGCAAGGACCTGATGCGCAAGCGCCACCTGCTGTTTGCCAGCATCTGGCTGCTGGCGCAGTTCACCCTGCTGACCCTGGCCTCGAGCAAGCGCATGGTGTACATGGTGTCCATGGCTCCGGCCGCTGCCATCATCGCCGCCGAATACAGCGCGGTGATTCTCGACTGGCTGCGCTGCCGCTCCGCCACGTCGACGTTCAGTCGCCAACTGGTCGACAAGCGCCGCCCCCTGGCCGCCGCGCTGCTGGCCATCGTGGTCTGTGGCTACCTGGTCGCCGCCTGGCGCGCGCCCCTGGCCGACCGTAACACCTCGTTCAAACCGGTGACCGACCAGGTCATCGCGCTGCAGGCCAGCGGCAAGCGGATCGCACTGTTCCAACCGGACGAACGCCTGGCCTCGACGGTGTTCTACACCCAGCGCCAACAGGATGTGGTGCAGACCCAGGAGCAACTGGATGCATTCCTGCAGGCGTCGCCGGACAATGTCGCCGTGGCCCAGAACCAGGAACCCGATGCCTCGCACAAGGTCCTGGCTACCGTCACCATCGGCGGCAAGCGCACCTACTACTTCTACACCCGCTAGTGGCCTTTACGGTTTGTACGGTTAATTCGGATGCTCAAACCCTTGGGCCGAAGTTGACTAGGCGAATTAGCCACCCAGGCCACCAGGCTGCGGTCATAAAAAAACGGCGCTTCAGGAGCGCCGTTTTTTTATTGGGGCGGGTACTTACTGAGCATTCTTCAGCTTGACCACGTCGCCGGACACCTTGGTGGTGTAGCCGGTCAGGACCCAGGCCCAGAACCAGTTTTCCTGGACCTGGGTATTGATCAGTGCGTCACCGCCCTTGGCCTGGATGGCTGCGGTCTGGGCACGAACGAAACGATCGTTCTGGCGGATCGGGATCACCCCGAACAGCAACATGCCGGTCGCGGTCGCTTCGCTGTGACCGATCACGGTGTACTGGTTGCTGTCCAACTGCCGGGTTTTCATCGCAGTGCCGGTGCAACCGCCCAGGGCCAGGGTGAACAGCAGGGAAGCTGCGATCTTGCTCGCGTATTTCAAGGGATAACTCCATGGGAAAAACCCCGGGATTCATTTCCCAGGGGGCGCGTACTGTAAAGGGGATCGCGGCAAACTCAAATGCCTCATCGAGTGCCATGAGGCTTGCGCCACAGAGTGCCCAACGTTTTCCTACGGCTTGAACACCCGTTGCCAATCGGCGGCATCAAGGTAGCCCATGACCGTCGGCGCCTTGCTGGCTGAAGTCTCGGTCAGGAACAACGACAGGCCGTAGCCCGGGGATGGCATGGAGAAATTCATCGACTGTTCCAGTGCACTCATGCATTCGCTGTGGGTGACCAGGATCAGGTTGCGCCCCGGGACCTTGTAGCGGCGAATGTCGCGCAACATGGTCTTGCGGCACTTGAACAACCAGTCCTGGGTACTGCTGGCCTGGTTGAACATATAGGTGGAGGTCTGGACCGTCCGGGTCAACGGGCTGTTGTAGATGTCGGCCTTGGCCAGGCCGAGCTGCTCGAAGCGGGCTCCGAGCCCCACCGCCACATCGCGGGCGCGATCGGTGATACCATCCGCCCCCGCCAGGCATTGTGCATTGGAGCGATCGCAGCGTTCGACATGGCGCACCAGCACCACCATGTCACCCCTGCCCCAGGCCGCACTCAGCGCCTTCGCACTGTGGTTGCCAGCGCGGGCCAGGTCGACAGCGGCCATTGGCCGCAGGACCGCCAGCGTCACCGGCGTGACGAACAGCGCAGCGAGCAGCACCACGAGGGTATTGCGGTATTTGGCGAGGCGACTCAATTCGAATATGCGCTTCACCCAGCTGTACGGCAGTCTTGATTCCACGTTCGGCTGCCCCTGAGGCAAAGGCGGTTGAGCAAGCAGTGTCGGCGACGCTACAGCGCAAAAATGACAACTGAGCATTGGGCTTCACTGCCGCAGACAAAGACCGCTCCATGACCTGCTTCCAGCTCATTCGGGTAAAGAGCCTAGGTTCGGGGAGGTTGCGCTGCGGTGAAAGGGATGTGAAAAATTCCTCAATTCATGAACCTGGCCCGGCCCAGGTAAAACAACCCGACGAAGCGTAAACCGGCGTAGGACGCGGTCCCCGATAAGCGGTTACATTTCGTGAAACATCTTCCCGGGAAAAAACCTTTCAGCTATCGGCCCCACCGCCGATATACCCCTACGGACAAATTCAGCTGGCGCCAATAACAACACCTTCCAGCCACCCGACGAGCAAGCGACACCCTGTTACTGGAGGAACTCAATGAATAGCTGGTTTGGCAATATCAGCGTCAATCTGAAACTGGGCCTGGGCTTCGGCCTGGTCCTGGCGCTTACCACGATCCTGGCGCTGACCGGCTGGACCAGCCTGGGCGGTCTGATCGACCGCAGCAACTGGATGAGCGACATCACCCAACTGAACGCCTCGCTGACCAAACTGCGCGTGGCCCGGTTGCAATACATGCTGACCAACGGCGATGAAACCGCCGCGCAGAACGTCCAGGTCAACCTCGACGCGTTCATCGCCCAACAGCAGAAACTGCTCAACAGCTTCAAGAGCCCGGAAAACGTCAAGTTGCTCAAGGAGCAGGCGGCGACCATCAGCGCCTACCAGCAGTCGCTGAACAAGATGCGCGAGGCCTACCGCACCGGCAACAGCGCGCGCCAGAGCATGGGTGACACCGCCGAAGTCGTGCAGAAACTGATCACCACCCTCCACGACAACGTGCTGCAGATGGCCCCCGGCGATGAAAACCGCTTCGAACGGTTCGAGGCCATCACCCGCGCCAAGGAACAGTTCCAGCTGACCCGTTACGAAGTGCGTGGCTACACCGCCAACAGTAACCCAGAGACCGAACAGAAGGCTGTCAACCAGCTGAATGAAGCGATTGTCGGCCTCAAACAATTGGCACAGCATTTCAGCAGCAGCCAGCAGAACGAACTGCAGCAGCTGGA of the Pseudomonas vanderleydeniana genome contains:
- a CDS encoding ArnT family glycosyltransferase, which produces MRTTRPVLLLLLLGCLVFFFALGNHELQGSTESRVAGIAMEMHLNNDWITPRLLGDPFLEKPPLSLWLDATAIKLLGGTPLAVRLASAFAGLLTVLALYGFMRKIGRPTLLAWAAAAMLMTMASYLGNARQVGEDAILSLGVSLALFAFFHAHEQRKRQAGTLGGWLVFMVGIAIAPLTKGVLGLALPGVVIFFYLVGESLADRRFTLGSWLRPALFTLAGLIPLLIWLKLLYGQGGSDAVREVLWANSVGRFSGSFTAAGHYEPFYYYFTKLPEAFLPWNLLVYLGLWHLRKDLMRKRHLLFASIWLLAQFTLLTLASSKRMVYMVSMAPAAAIIAAEYSAVILDWLRCRSATSTFSRQLVDKRRPLAAALLAIVVCGYLVAAWRAPLADRNTSFKPVTDQVIALQASGKRIALFQPDERLASTVFYTQRQQDVVQTQEQLDAFLQASPDNVAVAQNQEPDASHKVLATVTIGGKRTYYFYTR
- a CDS encoding histidine phosphatase family protein; this translates as MESRLPYSWVKRIFELSRLAKYRNTLVVLLAALFVTPVTLAVLRPMAAVDLARAGNHSAKALSAAWGRGDMVVLVRHVERCDRSNAQCLAGADGITDRARDVAVGLGARFEQLGLAKADIYNSPLTRTVQTSTYMFNQASSTQDWLFKCRKTMLRDIRRYKVPGRNLILVTHSECMSALEQSMNFSMPSPGYGLSLFLTETSASKAPTVMGYLDAADWQRVFKP